AGCCGGTGTCCGGATGAACGGCCCTCCATTCACGCGGTCTGGTCGGAATGCCATGGGCGCGTGCCCAGGACCAAATCCGACCGAAGAGACGCCGGTCAAGTCCGGCGCGTCCCAAATCGTGGAGGAGACAGGCGATCTGATACTGTCTCACGCGAGCGGGCGGATGACCCAATCGCTCAGCCACCGCCGCGCACATGCGGGCCGTTCTCACCGCATGGGGACAGTCGTAGCCCTTGATCATTCGCCCTGGGCGGCGCGGGTCCGGATAGTCGTAGAGTCGCAACAACTGAGAGGCAAGGGTACGCGGCACAAGCAACGGAGGCAGGGTGATACGTGATATGGCCATGCAGGTGTGGGGCACCGGGGTCGACGCGTTACCGCTCGGCAGAATATCGTTCGCCAAAAGAAGGTGTCAAGCAGACCGCCGCGCAGGCAGAGGATTTCCTCGCACTGGCGGTGAGGCTTTGTTATTCTGGCCCCGAGGCCGATCGACCAGGGGAGGAAACCATGCGGATGAGTCGGACCATGCACATCCTGGCCTGCAGCACGAATCTGCTGTTGGCCGCAACCATCGCGCCCGCGTTCGCGCTCGATCAGCTCGTCGATGTGACCGGCAAAGTCACCCCCTTCGTCACCCTGCGCAGCCGCGACAACTTTTCGAGTGAGTATCGGTACGATGTCACGGTCCGCAACGTGTCTCCCGATCTGTTCGTGGCCGACTCCCTCATCGTCGTGCTGGACCACATCACCAACACCGCCGGCCAGGATCGTGAGAATTTGACGGGGGAATCGCTCCTCACCAGGATGGAGATTATCGGCCAGGACGGCACGACCGAGGACGGCAAGCCGTTCTTCCGTGTCCCGCAGGGATCCGGGCCGGACCTCACCCCGAACAGCGAGAGCCTGCCCGTATCCGTCCGCATCCGGAATCGCGACTATGTCGCCGTCTTCACGCCGGCCTTTCGCGTGATGGGACAGAAGCGCGAGCCGCCCAAGCAGAAAAATGCCACCGGCGCCGCCGCCACCCAACCACCGCCGAACAAGGCCACGACCGACAAACTCATCCAACTACTGATCAAGAAGGGTGTGATCACGGCGGAAGAAGGACGGCTCCTGCACCAACCATGACCAACGCCGGCTGCAAAGCCTGTCTCGGCACCTGGCCCAGACAGGACCATTTCATCGCCGACTGCGGCCTCACGCGGGCCTATCTCCACGACGACCAGTTCTTTCCAGGCTGGACCGTGCTCGTCTTGACTCGCCACGCGACGGAACTCTTCCACCTCTCCCGCGACGCACGCAGTCGCCTCATCGAAGAAGTCGCCCAGGTCGCCGCCCTCCTGGCCGAGGAGTGGCATGCGGTGAAGATCAACTATGAATTGCTCGGCAATCAGCTGCCCCATATCCATTGGCATCTGATCCCGCGCCTCAGTCAGGACCCGGCCCCACTCGAACCGGTCTGGCGCATCGCGCATGAACCGGTCCGGTTGGAAGGGGATGCCCTGGCCTCCATGATCGACCGCATGAGAACGCGCTGGCCGACACACTGTGACGACAGGCCACCGCAAGCCTGAGGCGATCCGCGCACACCGATGTCCGCACCAGCACCCAAGCCGGATACCACGACGCCCCGGACGTTTTCGCAGATGGTGATCCGAACCGTCCCGCTGCACCTGCTCGCGTCGATCCTCGTGGTCGGCGGATGCGCGCTGTATTCCAGCACCTCCATGGCAGGGCATGGCCTATGGGCGCTTGTGGGCAGTTGGTCGCTGACGGCGGTCTCGCTCATGCTCGCAGGGGCCGGCGGCATCCTGGCCGGGCTCTTGGACGCGGCCCAACAGACAGTCGAACGAATGGAGCAACAACTCCGTGCCTGGTTGCATACCCTTCCCGCCGCAGCACGAGCGGACGGAGCAACAGGCCGTCCTGTCGACAGCGTGCGCGCGGAGTACGAAACCCTGGTTGAGCAATGGGCCACTCGAACCGGCGAACGCCTGCGACTGCCGCGCTGGCTGGAGACGCTCATCCGCAAAGCCCTGCGCGGGATCATCGTGGATCGATTCATTGCCTCGTGCACGGAGCGCGGGATCAGTCTCGTCGCCCCTCAGGAGTTTCGAAACTGGCTGCTTGCCGAAGGGGTCAGTTTGGGATTCATGCCGATTCAGGATCAACTGTCCTGGTGGCGCTATCTCGTTGTGGGCCTGTTGGTGCTGCTCGCCTCGGTGAACCTGCTCCTCACGCTGCTCACGACCTGAGGCCCACGTGAACTGCCTCGCAAGAGAGATCCCCCACTCAGATCCCGTGGAATTTTCCTCCCATCTATGTGTATATAGAGCGATCTTTTTTACCTGGAGGCCTGTCAGCGCCTATGTTCCTGCAACGCGTCGCCTTTGGACGGTGGGTCCTGCTCATCAGCGTCACGTTGCCGCTCCAGTCCCTGCCGGTCAGTGCGCAAGACGCGCCCTCTCCCAATCCAACAATCGAAACCGTCCAAACCGAATCGCCGATCGCCGAACCGCCGCCACCGGCTGACAGCACGCCGCAGGAAGCCGTTCGAGTCGAGCCGCTTCCGAGTGAACCAGCGCCTCCGCCGCCGCCCGCTTCGCCGTCGCCCCCTCCGGCACCGCCGATCGTTGTACCGACGCCAATTCCGCTGACACCACTGGAGGTGCTTGCGCAGGCTCGCCAAGCCCTGCATGCCGAACCCGACGCCCAGGAACCGCGACTCACGCTGGGCCGCACGCTCTTTCAGCTGGGCGATACCGATGGCGCCATCGACGAGTACCGAACCGCCTTGCGCTTTCATCCCACGGTTGCACAGGCCCATTTAGATCTCGGCACGGCGCTCATGGCTAAACAAGACTGGCGAACCGCCATGACGGAGCTGCAGGAAGCGGCTCGCTTAGATCCCACCCTCGTGCAAGCCCATTACAGCATGGGCACGATTCACTACACCCGTGGCAACATTCAATCCGCCATCAAGGCCTACCAGGAGGCGTTGCGGCTGAAGCCGGATTTTGCCGAGGCCCATTACCGGTTAGGTTTGGTCCTGAAAATGGCGGGGCGCGACAAGGACGCGGCGCAAGAGCTGGAAGCGGCCGCACTGGCCGGTCTCGCCAAGGCGCAGTACTTCCTGGGAAACGCCTATCGCTCAGGGCAGGGGGTTGAAAAGAGTCAGCTCATGGCCATCACCTGGTGGGCGCAGGCGTTCGAGCAGGGGTTGCCGGAGGCCTCACAGGCTCTGACCCAGCTCAGACGGCTGGCGGCGGTAAAGGGTACCCTACAGACGAAACAATCGAAGGCAGCGGCTGAAGCGTTCAAGAACTATTGCGACCAACTCTGGCTGGATTTTCCCGATCTCGACCGGGACCAGCCGACACAAACGGTCGGGACCACTCTTCTCAAACAGGGCCGCACCGCCGAGGCCCTGCCGGTGCTGTTGCGTGAAGCCTATGCACTCAACGAGATTTCCCATGCGACCCTCGTACAATTGTACGAACAGGGGCTCGATGGCCAACTGCCGCCCCATGGCCAATGGATTCTGAGTTACCTGGAATCGACCGCCGCCGACGGCGCGATACCATCCCGCATGGCTCTCGCCCGCATTTACGCCAAGGGCCTGGGCTTGGCCCCTGATCTCGCAAGGGCCAAGAGCTACCTGAAAGGTCTCCCACGGGAGGACGTCAAACGCATCCTCGACGACGCCGCCTCCGAGCCGCCGAAACCGTAGCCACGACCATCGCATGAGCACCGCCACCCGCTTGTTCGTCAGGAATGTCTGGCTACAAGCTCTGGTCATGGCTTTGTGCGCCCTCCTCGTGAGCCAATTGATCTGGACGGCGGCCCCTGCCACGTTCCACGCGATCGAATGGGCCCCGTACGACACCTGGATCCGACTCCGCCCCCATCCGGCACCCGATCCACACCTGCTCCTCGTCACCAGAGATCCGGCCGGCGACCATCAGTTCGGCGCGGGCCAGTGGGATCGCAGCCTGGCAGCCACCCTCATCACCGCGCTGCATGACGCCGGCGCAACCGCCATCGGCATCGATATTCCGCTCGATCTCCCGAGTCCGCCCAACCTTGGAGGCGCCGTGAGCGACGCGTTGCTGATCGAGGCAGCCAAGTCGGCCGGCACCGTCGCCTATCCAGCGGTCCTAGCCCCGGCTATTGACCAGGAGGGGCCCTCACCGATGATGCCGCCGCAGCACCTCGTGCCGGGGAAGAGCACATTGCAACCGGTGCTCGATCTCGATCGGGTGGTACGCCGGGGCCTGCTCTATCATGGCAGTGGATCCAGCGAGCTCCCCTCGTTGGGCCTCTCCTTGGCCGCCGGCGTCTGGCAGGTTCCGCTTGAACGCATTGAACGGCGATCCGGCTCCATACGGCTACCTCACGCACAGATAGGGGGCGGCGCCACGGGCGACGTGACGATCCCCGTCGATCGTCAGGGTCGTTTGCTGCTGAACTTCACGGGACCGCAATCCCTGGCGCCGATCCCCTCCGCCACCATTCTCGACATCTTTCGACTGATCGAACAGAAGGACAACGACCGCCTGGTCGCCCTGGTCAACGGCAAAGCAGTTCTCCTGACGACACAACCGCGCCCTCAACCGGAACGGACGGTGCCGTCCGGCGAAGACACGACCGACATGCTGTTGCAAGCACAGCTCCTTCACACGCTCCTGACCCAGGACTGGATCAGGGAACTTACTCCGTGGCAACGAGGCGTCCTCGCATTCGTCCTCTCCGTCGGCGTGGCCTGGGCTGCCTTCCGGTGGACCGACTGGAGAGGGATCCTGCTGGGCTCAGGCTTGCTGCTCGTCTATCTGGCGGTCGCAGTGATCAGTCTCGCCCTCCTCCGATTGGTCCTACCCTTCGTAATGCCGGTCACCGCTGCCCTGCTCCTGCTCGTGGCCGGCAGCCTGCTCGGCCAAATCGTGGCGACCCGACGCCTGGTGCTGCTCGAACAGGACATGTTGTCGGTGCAACAACAGCTGGTCGCGGTGCGGGAAGCATTGATCTATCAAGAAACGGCCGTGGAGAGTTTGGAAGAAGACCTCGAGTCCGCTCGCACCAGCATGTCCCATTCCGCATCCAAAGCAGCCGAATCGGCAACACTCGCCGCCGACCTGCAACGCATGCTCGCCGAGGCACAGGCGCAGGAAGAAGCGACAAGGCAACGGATGGACGCGCTTGAGGGGCAACTGCACAACCTGCGGGCCGCCACGATCAGCGCAGCGCCCTTGAGGAATATCGAGCAGGAGCAGCTGCGGCGCGAATGCGAACAATCCGGGATCGTCACCAACGACCCGGCGATGCTCACGATGTTTCGGGATCTCAAAAAGGGGGCCCGCTCGCCGGTCACGGTCCTGATCACCGGCGAAGCGGGAACCGGCAAAGAGCTCTGTGCCCGCGCGGTGCATCGATTGAGCCCCCGCGCCGCAAAACCCTTCGTTGCCGTCAACATGGCGGCTATCTCTCCCGAGCTCTTCGAAAGCGAACTCTTCGGCCATGTGCGCGGGAGTTTCACCGGGGCACACGCAGACCGCAAAGGCTATTTCGAACTCGCCCATCTGGGCACCATTTTTCTCGACGAGATCGGCGACCTCCGGCTCGACCACCAGAGCAAACTCTTGCGGGTGCTGCAGGACCGGACCTTCTATCGTGTCGGGGCCACCAGTCCCACCACGGTCGATGTCCGCATCGTCGCCGCTACCAATAAGGATCTGCAGCGCGGAGTCTCGGAAGGGTGGTTTCGCGAAGATCTGTATTTTCGACTCAAGGGGCTCGTCCTGCACCTGCCGCCCCTTCGCGAGCGCACCGCAGACATTCCGCTGCTGGCCGAAGTCTGTCTGCGAGAGGCCGCACAGAAGAGCCATCAACCCCCGATGCCGCTCTCAGGGGAAGCCCTGGAGGCGCTCACCACGCAATCGTGGAAAGGCAACGTACGGGAGTTGCGCCAATGCCTTGAACAGGCGGTGGCGCTGGCCGAGGGGGCGCTCATCACGGCGAGCGATCTCCGACTGCCCGGCACGTCGACTTCGGTCGCGGACACACCCACCGCAGCAGCGTTGTTGCCGGACTCGGCCGGCGACCTGGCCGTCCTGAACCAATTGCGTCGAAACCGGTTCGACATGCAGGCCACGGCCAGGGCCCTGGGCTGGGATCGCAGCACGGTCACCCAACGACTGAAAGGGCTCTGCTTTCAGGCGCTCGTGGAATCGGCGGGGGACCAGGCCAAAGCCGCCTCGGCCCTGGCGGGAGCCCCCTCACTCCTGCGCACCGTCGAACTGAAGCTGATGGACTACAGGGCGCACCTCATGGATACGATCGCGCCCTTCGCCGATGTGGAGGAGGCGCTGGTCGACTGCAAACGGCGATTCAAGAACCTTCCCGAACGGCACTTCAGGTTCGTCGAAACCCTCGTGCGACGACATTTCGAGTCACAAGCGTAAGCCGGCGGACCAGTCCGCTGCGCACGTTCCCCAAGCCCCCAGCGCCGTAGCCACCCGGCATTCAGCAACAACTGGCGATCAGCGAATCAGCTCTCCCGTCATGGCCGACTCCCCGTCGGTCTGATGCGGGGCCAGCCCCGCATTCCCGCTGCCCCCCGCATGAATCGTTGTCTCCACGCAGCGATCAATTTTCGCTAACTCTTTGTTGTGCCGTTACTTTTCGGTCATCAGGCGCGCGGATTCGCCTGGTCTCGCCCTTGCTCTAGGCACCGGCCAACGGCGGGCAACCCGGCAGGAAGGAGGTGAGCATCACCCAGCCGGCCCCGCGGCACAGGGCCAGTCGAAGGTTCGATCAACCACCAGCAGGCCGCACGAGTCGGCCTCAACACAAGGAGCACCACATCATGCAGAAATCCCCCACAGCCACAGCCACCGTCAGCGCCGGACCAGTCGCCCCGACCATCATGGGACCGGAGAAGGACATGAAGGACGTCTACATCCTGAGCGGATTGGTCGGATTCCTCGCCATCGTGGTCGCCGCCTTCTGGTACTACTCTCAGGCCGACGAGGCCGCTCATAGCAACCGCTCAGCCGAAGCACTCAACAGTGCGCAGGTGTCACAAGTCCTCAAGGACTCGACCGAGCAGATGCCGGTCATAGCGTCCGTCCCAACCACCAGAGTTGAGATGGCTCCTCTGGCGAGCCGAAGCACGGACATCCTGCACGACGATATCTCGTTCGAAGTCGGCCGCAAGGGGTTAACCGACGACGGCAAGGCCGCCTTGCAACGCCATGCAGAGTTCCTGAAGAACGAACCAGACTGGGGCGTGTTGGTTCAGGGGTATACCGATCAACAGGGTTCGATGAGCTTTAACAAAATCCTCGGCCTCAAGCGTGCGGAAACCGTCAAGCAACAGCTGATCGCGCTGGGCGTGCCGGAAACGGCGATTCGCACCGTCAGCCTGGGTGAGGAAGGCGCCCTGTGCATCGACAAGAGCGATGTCTGCCGCCGGATGAACCGACGGGTCCACCTGGAGATGCGAAAGATCGGCCTGGAGCATATGGTGAGCGCACCCCTCGCCACTGAATCCCTGACCGACTCACTCGCCGACAATGTCGATCGTTTCACCGAGACGGAGACCGTCGATCCGATCGGCGAGATCCCGGCCTCCGCTTCAGTCGAAACCGACCCCGCAGCAACCGCCGTCGACTCGAGCACCGGCAACTAATGGCCGGTCGGAACGCGCCCGGGAAAGATGTTCCGTCTTTCCCGGGCCATCCGGCGGCCGCGTCATCATCATTCCAGACCATACGAGGATCACATGCTTGCGACACGCTCTGTTGCCCATCGACAGCGAGCCGGCCGGCTCGCCGCCCGCCTGATGCTGTGCATTGCCCTCTCTTTTTCCGGATTGGCGACGCCGCCCCCTGCGGCCCTCTCCGCCGAACCGCCCGCCACGCTGACAACCGGAGTCATTCCAACTATGGGGATCAGCGATGTCACCGAGGGAGCCCTGCTCTTCCGGACCGGCCGGACGGGCCGTTATATCCCGGCCCCCATTCTGAAGACCGACGTGCAGATTGTCGTCACCGGCACCATCGCCCGCGCGACGGTCACACAGGAATTCACCAACCCGAGCACACGCAAGGGCGATTGGCTGGAAGGGATGTATGTCTTTCCGTTGCCCGAGACCGCTGCCGTCGACCAGCTGCGCATGAAGGTCGGCGAGCGAACGATCGAGGGACAGATCAAGGAGCGGGACGAGGCCAAGCGAACCTACGAACGGGCGAAGCAAGAGGGGAAACGGACCAGTCTCGTGGAGCAGGAACGCCCGAATATCTTCACGACCTCCGTGGCGAACATCGGACCCGGGGAACGAATCATCGTCGAGATCGAGTACCAGGAGACAGTTCGATATGAGAACGGGCAGTTCCAACTCCGCTTCCCGATGGCGGTAGGACCACGCTACATCCCCGGCACGCCGGTGATCATCGAAGGGCAAACGCCCAGGGGATCAGGCACGATGCCGGATACCGACCGCGTCCCCGACGCGTCACGCATCACACCTCCCGTCGTGGCACCGGACGAGGGGCGAGTGAATCCGCTCAGCCTGTCCGTCACGCTCAGCCCGGGCTTTCCCGTTGAGCACATCGAATCGCGTTATCACCCCATCATCACCATCCCCGACGCGGACCAGAGCCATCACATCAGCTTCAAAGAAGAGACGGTCCCGTCCGATCGCGATTTTCAGCTCACCTGGCGCCAAGCCCCACGGACCCAACCGCTGGCGACCATCTTCACCGAGCGGAAGACCGGCGACACCTATACCCTCCTGATGCTCGTTCCACCGACCCAGCCTGACGCCAATGCGCCGCGGGTGCCTCGCGACCTCACCTTCATCATCGACACCTCTGGGTCAATGGCCGGCGCATCGATCGAACAGGCGAAGAGTTCTTTGGCGACCGCTCTGACGCGGCTGACCGCCCAGGACCGTTTCAACATCATTCAGTTCAACAACCAGGTCCGATCGCTCTTCGCCAGCCCGCAACCGGTAAGCATCACCACCATCAAACAGGCCGTGCGATATACGGAACACCTCAAGGCGGACGGTGGCACCGAGGTGCTGCCGGCTCTTCGACAGGCGCTGAACAGCCCGCAAGACGCGTCTCGCCTCCAGCAA
The sequence above is drawn from the Nitrospira defluvii genome and encodes:
- a CDS encoding HIT family protein; this encodes MTNAGCKACLGTWPRQDHFIADCGLTRAYLHDDQFFPGWTVLVLTRHATELFHLSRDARSRLIEEVAQVAALLAEEWHAVKINYELLGNQLPHIHWHLIPRLSQDPAPLEPVWRIAHEPVRLEGDALASMIDRMRTRWPTHCDDRPPQA
- a CDS encoding tetratricopeptide repeat protein, which codes for MFLQRVAFGRWVLLISVTLPLQSLPVSAQDAPSPNPTIETVQTESPIAEPPPPADSTPQEAVRVEPLPSEPAPPPPPASPSPPPAPPIVVPTPIPLTPLEVLAQARQALHAEPDAQEPRLTLGRTLFQLGDTDGAIDEYRTALRFHPTVAQAHLDLGTALMAKQDWRTAMTELQEAARLDPTLVQAHYSMGTIHYTRGNIQSAIKAYQEALRLKPDFAEAHYRLGLVLKMAGRDKDAAQELEAAALAGLAKAQYFLGNAYRSGQGVEKSQLMAITWWAQAFEQGLPEASQALTQLRRLAAVKGTLQTKQSKAAAEAFKNYCDQLWLDFPDLDRDQPTQTVGTTLLKQGRTAEALPVLLREAYALNEISHATLVQLYEQGLDGQLPPHGQWILSYLESTAADGAIPSRMALARIYAKGLGLAPDLARAKSYLKGLPREDVKRILDDAASEPPKP
- a CDS encoding sigma 54-interacting transcriptional regulator; this encodes MSTATRLFVRNVWLQALVMALCALLVSQLIWTAAPATFHAIEWAPYDTWIRLRPHPAPDPHLLLVTRDPAGDHQFGAGQWDRSLAATLITALHDAGATAIGIDIPLDLPSPPNLGGAVSDALLIEAAKSAGTVAYPAVLAPAIDQEGPSPMMPPQHLVPGKSTLQPVLDLDRVVRRGLLYHGSGSSELPSLGLSLAAGVWQVPLERIERRSGSIRLPHAQIGGGATGDVTIPVDRQGRLLLNFTGPQSLAPIPSATILDIFRLIEQKDNDRLVALVNGKAVLLTTQPRPQPERTVPSGEDTTDMLLQAQLLHTLLTQDWIRELTPWQRGVLAFVLSVGVAWAAFRWTDWRGILLGSGLLLVYLAVAVISLALLRLVLPFVMPVTAALLLLVAGSLLGQIVATRRLVLLEQDMLSVQQQLVAVREALIYQETAVESLEEDLESARTSMSHSASKAAESATLAADLQRMLAEAQAQEEATRQRMDALEGQLHNLRAATISAAPLRNIEQEQLRRECEQSGIVTNDPAMLTMFRDLKKGARSPVTVLITGEAGTGKELCARAVHRLSPRAAKPFVAVNMAAISPELFESELFGHVRGSFTGAHADRKGYFELAHLGTIFLDEIGDLRLDHQSKLLRVLQDRTFYRVGATSPTTVDVRIVAATNKDLQRGVSEGWFREDLYFRLKGLVLHLPPLRERTADIPLLAEVCLREAAQKSHQPPMPLSGEALEALTTQSWKGNVRELRQCLEQAVALAEGALITASDLRLPGTSTSVADTPTAAALLPDSAGDLAVLNQLRRNRFDMQATARALGWDRSTVTQRLKGLCFQALVESAGDQAKAASALAGAPSLLRTVELKLMDYRAHLMDTIAPFADVEEALVDCKRRFKNLPERHFRFVETLVRRHFESQA
- a CDS encoding OmpA family protein, with product MQKSPTATATVSAGPVAPTIMGPEKDMKDVYILSGLVGFLAIVVAAFWYYSQADEAAHSNRSAEALNSAQVSQVLKDSTEQMPVIASVPTTRVEMAPLASRSTDILHDDISFEVGRKGLTDDGKAALQRHAEFLKNEPDWGVLVQGYTDQQGSMSFNKILGLKRAETVKQQLIALGVPETAIRTVSLGEEGALCIDKSDVCRRMNRRVHLEMRKIGLEHMVSAPLATESLTDSLADNVDRFTETETVDPIGEIPASASVETDPAATAVDSSTGN
- a CDS encoding marine proteobacterial sortase target protein gives rise to the protein MLATRSVAHRQRAGRLAARLMLCIALSFSGLATPPPAALSAEPPATLTTGVIPTMGISDVTEGALLFRTGRTGRYIPAPILKTDVQIVVTGTIARATVTQEFTNPSTRKGDWLEGMYVFPLPETAAVDQLRMKVGERTIEGQIKERDEAKRTYERAKQEGKRTSLVEQERPNIFTTSVANIGPGERIIVEIEYQETVRYENGQFQLRFPMAVGPRYIPGTPVIIEGQTPRGSGTMPDTDRVPDASRITPPVVAPDEGRVNPLSLSVTLSPGFPVEHIESRYHPIITIPDADQSHHISFKEETVPSDRDFQLTWRQAPRTQPLATIFTERKTGDTYTLLMLVPPTQPDANAPRVPRDLTFIIDTSGSMAGASIEQAKSSLATALTRLTAQDRFNIIQFNNQVRSLFASPQPVSITTIKQAVRYTEHLKADGGTEVLPALRQALNSPQDASRLQQLILLTDGQIGNEEDLFELLQHRVGTRRLFTIGIGATPNSYVMRKVAEFGRGTFTYIGKIEEVKEKLDGLLKKLERPVLSDITLDGTGWPTLEPYPSTIGDLYEGEPVVLAIKAASLPEQATLRGKAGNVAWTLPVSIHPAAAQGGLSIHWARQKISALMDEAYKGTPGDAVRKAVLDVALSHHLVSRYTSLVAVDVTPTRPTEASAAEQDRAMNPARAQDQALLAGLPKTATGMQWHLLLGLSALLSAALLWKLRTTAG